One region of Natronorubrum aibiense genomic DNA includes:
- a CDS encoding inorganic phosphate transporter produces the protein MVELVTIGTFLVAALASLFMAWAIGAGSSGSTPFAPAVGANAISVMRAGFLVGILGFAGAVLQGANVSEAVGADLIGGVTLSPMAATIALIIAAALVATGVFAGYPIATAFTVTGAVIGVGIAMGGDPAWAKYTEIATLWILTPFVGGGLAYTIARLLRSEPIAEEYLIMALAALVGVIVANIEFAILGSGGSGGASIAQASSRGLPGPELVGVAAVTAVIAAIWAGAIAFDLRSEIERGERHFLLVLGGLVAFSAGGSQVGLAVGPLIPLSGDLELPLLALLVGGGFGLLLGSWTGAPRMIKAISQDYSSLGPRRSIAALIPSFLIAQTAVLYGIPVSFNEIIVSAIIGSGYAAAGAGGGVSARKMGYTVLAWIGSLAGSIIVSYVGFTVIEAMLS, from the coding sequence ATGGTCGAGCTCGTGACGATCGGGACGTTTCTGGTGGCTGCACTTGCCAGTCTGTTCATGGCCTGGGCGATTGGCGCGGGCTCGAGCGGCTCGACGCCGTTCGCCCCAGCCGTCGGCGCGAACGCGATTTCGGTGATGCGAGCCGGCTTCCTCGTCGGCATTCTTGGCTTCGCTGGTGCCGTGTTACAGGGGGCGAACGTCTCCGAGGCCGTCGGGGCCGACTTGATCGGGGGCGTCACGCTATCGCCGATGGCAGCGACGATTGCGCTCATCATTGCGGCAGCACTCGTGGCAACTGGTGTCTTCGCGGGATATCCGATCGCGACCGCCTTTACCGTCACTGGCGCGGTGATCGGCGTCGGAATCGCGATGGGTGGCGATCCCGCGTGGGCGAAGTATACGGAGATCGCAACGCTCTGGATCTTGACTCCCTTCGTCGGCGGCGGGCTCGCCTATACGATCGCGCGTCTATTGCGCAGTGAACCGATCGCCGAGGAGTATCTCATTATGGCGCTTGCGGCGCTGGTCGGCGTGATCGTCGCCAACATCGAGTTCGCGATCCTCGGCTCGGGCGGCTCCGGCGGGGCCTCGATCGCACAGGCCTCGAGTCGGGGGCTCCCCGGGCCGGAACTGGTCGGCGTCGCCGCCGTGACGGCCGTTATCGCGGCGATTTGGGCGGGTGCGATCGCCTTCGATCTCCGCTCCGAGATCGAACGCGGCGAACGCCACTTCCTGCTCGTCCTCGGCGGCTTGGTCGCGTTCTCCGCGGGTGGGAGTCAGGTTGGGTTGGCCGTCGGCCCATTGATTCCCCTATCGGGTGACCTCGAGTTGCCACTGCTGGCTCTGCTCGTCGGTGGCGGCTTCGGACTCTTGCTCGGCTCGTGGACCGGCGCGCCGCGGATGATCAAGGCGATCTCACAGGACTACTCCTCGCTCGGCCCGCGACGGTCGATCGCCGCGCTCATCCCGTCATTTCTGATCGCACAGACGGCCGTCCTCTACGGCATCCCGGTCTCGTTCAACGAGATCATCGTCAGTGCGATCATCGGCAGCGGCTACGCCGCGGCCGGCGCTGGCGGCGGCGTCAGCGCCCGCAAAATGGGCTACACCGTCCTCGCGTGGATCGGCTCACTCGCCGGGTCGATCATCGTCTCCTACGTCGGCTTCACCGTGATCGAAGCCATGCTCTCCTGA
- a CDS encoding TRAP transporter permease, whose product MSVDNRETEALSDDEQDDVLQEIERSRTHRGTIAALVALIAIGFSAFQLWIAAQSYQFGPFGSLQQLQVNAIHVTFALVLAFLLFPASRGDGFVAQRLGALEAAIRDRFGTDSVITSVFERLGDGVRWAAVDRDLRRVTPLDVVLIGLSLLPAYYTATEYDEIQQMSLFGIQGVRPIHEIYPTLEPVVTTLSMVGIPLDGISYGYLLGILGILLVLEATRRTLGLLLMSLVSAFIIYARFGYLIPSDSVIGAMAIPPANWGNIVYNLWYITEAGIMSTPVTVSVRFIYIFILFGAFLEMSGAGKWFIDLAYSLTGTKRGGPAKASVVSSGFMGMLSGSSIANTVTTGAFTIPLMKRAGYSPEFSGAVESSSSSGGQMLPPVMGAAAFLIVEFTGTAYGDVIIAAALPAIAFFFGMWVMVHFEAVQGGIGGLSRDELPNPITELRSGWFYLIPIVLLLYFLVIARLSINRAGWYTIVAVIALLAVIAAYNKRTRVPLLGTIGTLYLAQTAAYAVAGSGLISALQTLAGAGTTADAYTIGAAATAAVSDLGTIVILVSVAFLLVRPHGDTPLLDFSDDVNTTATRTATAIGRPKLASNRAYRYAMFIGQSMDSGARTATTVVVAVAAAGVVPGIISVSGLGPNLAALINTVSGGSVLLLLVLTGFAAIVFGMGMPTTAMYIILVAMLGSPIQDFGITVLAGHLFILYFGLMADVTPPVAVAAFAGAGVAKADELQTAITAFLLSLNKILVPFAFVFSPGILMLREGSVIGWADVTDLGFFLPAVVIPVVGMFLGVYALGVTIIGHQYSSVSSVERVAYSLASVLLMVPELLLLVVEGLAAAAGVNLSLTMFAVTFPLRAVGLALLAGLSYSNRSGAEKGGKRTESGESAVASSTAGDA is encoded by the coding sequence ATGAGCGTAGACAACCGCGAGACGGAGGCACTCTCGGACGACGAACAGGACGACGTATTACAGGAGATCGAACGGAGTCGAACCCACCGCGGCACCATCGCTGCGCTCGTCGCACTGATCGCGATCGGGTTCTCGGCGTTCCAGCTCTGGATCGCCGCCCAAAGCTATCAGTTCGGCCCGTTCGGATCGCTCCAGCAACTGCAAGTCAACGCAATCCACGTGACGTTCGCGCTGGTGCTTGCGTTCCTGTTGTTCCCGGCGAGTCGAGGCGACGGCTTCGTCGCCCAACGACTCGGTGCACTCGAGGCAGCCATCCGTGACCGATTCGGAACAGATAGTGTGATAACTAGCGTCTTCGAGCGACTCGGCGACGGCGTTCGCTGGGCAGCTGTCGACCGGGACCTGCGTCGAGTGACGCCACTCGACGTCGTGCTGATCGGTCTCTCGTTGCTGCCGGCCTACTACACCGCCACCGAGTACGACGAAATCCAGCAGATGTCCCTCTTTGGCATTCAGGGCGTCCGTCCGATCCACGAAATCTACCCGACGCTTGAACCGGTCGTGACGACTCTCTCTATGGTTGGAATCCCGCTCGACGGTATCTCCTATGGCTACCTGCTCGGGATCCTCGGTATCCTGCTGGTGCTTGAGGCGACCCGGCGGACGCTCGGGTTGTTGCTCATGTCGCTGGTTTCGGCGTTCATCATTTATGCACGATTTGGATATCTGATTCCAAGTGATTCGGTGATCGGTGCGATGGCGATCCCGCCCGCGAACTGGGGCAACATCGTCTACAACCTCTGGTACATCACGGAAGCTGGGATCATGAGCACACCCGTCACCGTCAGCGTTCGCTTCATCTACATCTTCATCCTCTTCGGGGCGTTCCTCGAGATGAGCGGCGCGGGTAAGTGGTTCATCGATCTGGCGTACTCGCTGACCGGGACGAAACGCGGCGGCCCGGCCAAAGCGAGCGTCGTCTCGAGTGGCTTCATGGGGATGCTCTCCGGATCGTCGATCGCGAACACGGTCACGACGGGCGCGTTCACGATCCCGCTGATGAAGCGAGCCGGGTACTCCCCCGAGTTCTCCGGGGCCGTCGAGTCGTCGTCGTCCTCCGGCGGGCAGATGCTCCCGCCGGTGATGGGAGCCGCTGCGTTCCTCATCGTCGAGTTCACGGGGACGGCCTACGGGGACGTCATCATCGCCGCGGCGCTGCCCGCGATCGCCTTCTTTTTCGGGATGTGGGTCATGGTCCACTTCGAGGCGGTTCAGGGCGGTATCGGCGGTCTCTCGAGAGACGAACTGCCGAACCCGATCACGGAGCTTCGTTCGGGCTGGTTCTACCTCATCCCGATCGTACTGCTGTTGTACTTCCTCGTCATTGCCCGACTCTCGATCAATCGGGCTGGCTGGTATACGATCGTTGCCGTCATCGCCTTACTCGCTGTCATCGCGGCCTACAACAAACGAACGCGTGTCCCACTGCTGGGTACGATTGGGACACTGTATCTGGCACAGACCGCGGCCTACGCGGTTGCCGGTAGCGGCCTCATCTCGGCACTGCAGACGCTCGCCGGTGCCGGCACGACTGCCGACGCGTACACGATCGGGGCGGCCGCGACCGCGGCGGTGTCGGATCTCGGGACGATCGTGATTCTCGTCAGCGTCGCGTTCCTACTCGTTCGACCACACGGTGACACGCCGCTGCTTGATTTCTCCGACGACGTCAACACAACCGCCACGCGGACCGCGACGGCAATCGGGCGTCCGAAACTGGCCTCGAATCGAGCCTATCGGTACGCGATGTTCATCGGGCAATCGATGGATTCCGGTGCGCGAACCGCGACGACTGTCGTCGTCGCCGTCGCCGCCGCCGGCGTTGTGCCAGGGATCATCAGCGTCTCCGGCCTCGGTCCCAACCTCGCGGCGCTCATCAACACTGTCAGCGGCGGGTCGGTCCTGCTCCTGCTCGTGTTGACCGGCTTCGCCGCGATCGTCTTCGGCATGGGGATGCCGACGACCGCGATGTACATCATTCTCGTCGCGATGCTCGGGTCGCCGATCCAGGATTTCGGCATCACAGTGCTGGCCGGCCACCTCTTTATCCTCTACTTCGGGCTGATGGCCGACGTCACGCCGCCGGTCGCCGTCGCGGCGTTCGCCGGTGCCGGCGTCGCCAAGGCCGACGAACTCCAGACGGCAATCACCGCGTTCTTGCTCTCACTGAACAAGATCCTGGTGCCGTTTGCGTTCGTCTTCTCGCCTGGAATTCTTATGCTTCGGGAAGGGAGCGTCATCGGCTGGGCCGACGTTACCGACCTCGGCTTCTTCCTCCCCGCAGTGGTAATTCCCGTAGTCGGGATGTTCCTCGGCGTCTACGCCCTCGGCGTGACGATCATCGGTCACCAGTACTCGAGCGTCTCGTCCGTCGAGCGGGTCGCCTACTCGCTCGCGTCGGTGTTGCTGATGGTGCCGGAGCTGCTCTTGCTCGTCGTCGAAGGGCTGGCGGCCGCCGCCGGAGTCAACCTCTCGCTGACGATGTTCGCGGTGACGTTCCCGCTTCGTGCCGTCGGGTTGGCGCTGCTCGCCGGCCTGAGCTACAGCAACCGCTCGGGCGCTGAGAAGGGCGGAAAGCGAACCGAGAGCGGCGAGTCAGCTGTCGCGTCTTCGACGGCAGGCGACGCCTGA
- a CDS encoding cupin domain-containing protein — translation MGYHVIDPDDLESVDGRPCDLRRLSEAAGLSSVAINRFRADPGEQLPLAYHYHEHQEEAFVVFSGTLHVETPDGEFEVIEGEVFTATAEAPHRAYNPESADDAVEVIAIGAPPADDDAVAYDPDE, via the coding sequence ATGGGCTACCACGTCATCGATCCCGACGACCTCGAGTCAGTCGACGGCCGTCCCTGTGACCTGCGGCGGCTGAGCGAGGCGGCGGGACTGAGTTCCGTCGCGATCAACCGCTTTCGCGCCGACCCCGGCGAACAGCTTCCGCTGGCGTATCACTACCACGAACACCAGGAGGAGGCGTTCGTCGTCTTCTCGGGAACGCTGCACGTCGAGACGCCCGACGGCGAGTTCGAGGTGATCGAAGGCGAGGTGTTTACGGCTACGGCCGAAGCCCCTCATCGGGCGTACAACCCTGAGAGCGCCGACGACGCGGTCGAGGTCATCGCGATCGGTGCGCCGCCGGCCGACGACGACGCAGTTGCGTACGACCCCGATGAGTAG
- the upp gene encoding uracil phosphoribosyltransferase: MPIEDRDNAHLITHALAKDTLSRLRDVETEQVSFRKGLVKLGRICGYEIIDGRMETEYVEIETPLEPTMGERVRGLDDVVIINVLRAATPFVEGLLKAFPRARQGVISASRDEEAGRDEDGSFPITVDYVKLPEITEDDTVIIADPMLATGSTMCTVLGHVIENSPEPENLIVLSAVSAPEGLLRVDDERPEADLLTVSIDDRLDDDGFIVPGLGDAGDRAFRTT; the protein is encoded by the coding sequence ATGCCGATTGAAGACCGGGACAACGCACATCTCATTACCCACGCACTGGCAAAAGACACGCTCTCACGGCTTCGGGACGTCGAAACCGAGCAGGTCAGCTTCCGGAAAGGGCTGGTGAAACTCGGGCGCATCTGTGGCTACGAGATCATCGACGGCCGGATGGAAACTGAGTACGTCGAGATCGAGACGCCCCTCGAGCCGACGATGGGCGAGCGCGTTCGCGGTCTCGACGACGTCGTGATCATCAACGTTCTGCGCGCGGCGACGCCGTTCGTCGAAGGCCTGTTGAAGGCGTTCCCCCGCGCCCGACAGGGCGTCATCAGCGCGAGCCGCGACGAAGAGGCCGGCCGCGACGAGGACGGCTCGTTCCCGATTACCGTCGACTACGTGAAACTGCCCGAGATCACCGAGGACGACACCGTCATCATCGCCGACCCGATGCTCGCGACGGGCAGTACGATGTGTACCGTCCTCGGCCACGTCATCGAGAACTCGCCCGAACCCGAGAACCTGATCGTCCTCTCGGCAGTGTCGGCACCCGAAGGCCTGCTCCGCGTCGACGACGAACGTCCCGAGGCCGACCTGCTGACGGTCTCGATCGACGACCGACTCGACGACGACGGCTTCATCGTCCCCGGACTGGGCGACGCCGGCGACCGCGCGTTCCGAACGACGTAA
- a CDS encoding TAXI family TRAP transporter solute-binding subunit: MVGHIKRRNFIALSGAVGLAGLAGCSGDDGGDGGNSNQLSWHAGGQGGTYYPLSGDFKTIVENETDYSLQVQSTGASTANVGSLNREEADFALIQNDVAHFAYTGTGIEELQGTEMTNLRGVASLYPETIHVITQADSGIETIEDLEGQTVNTGDAGSGTQVNALQILESAGISEDDFDEQNADFDTATDQISDGDVDAAFVVAGWPAGSVENLATTNDISLVEISGDTRDAVMSEAEWFAEDTIPADSYDGVEEDVETVSVQAMIATHEGVDEEVVEAVTEAIFENLDDVSQKAEFIDVETAQDGMPIDLHPGAEAYFN, from the coding sequence ATGGTTGGACATATCAAGAGGCGGAATTTCATCGCACTGAGCGGTGCCGTGGGACTGGCCGGACTGGCCGGCTGTTCCGGTGATGACGGCGGAGACGGTGGCAACAGCAACCAGCTTTCGTGGCACGCCGGCGGTCAGGGCGGGACTTACTACCCGCTGTCCGGTGACTTCAAGACGATCGTCGAAAACGAGACGGACTACTCGCTGCAGGTCCAGTCGACAGGCGCAAGCACCGCAAACGTCGGCAGCCTCAACCGCGAAGAGGCCGACTTCGCACTGATTCAAAACGACGTCGCCCACTTCGCGTACACCGGCACTGGCATCGAAGAGCTTCAGGGAACCGAGATGACGAACCTCCGTGGAGTCGCGTCGCTGTACCCCGAGACGATCCACGTCATCACGCAGGCCGACTCGGGTATCGAGACGATCGAAGACCTCGAGGGACAGACGGTCAACACCGGCGACGCCGGCAGTGGTACGCAGGTCAACGCCTTGCAGATCCTCGAGTCCGCCGGCATCAGCGAAGACGACTTCGACGAACAGAACGCCGACTTCGATACGGCGACCGACCAGATCAGTGACGGTGACGTCGACGCCGCGTTCGTCGTCGCGGGCTGGCCCGCCGGCTCCGTCGAAAACCTCGCTACGACCAACGACATCTCGCTGGTCGAGATCAGCGGCGACACCCGTGACGCAGTCATGAGCGAAGCCGAGTGGTTCGCCGAGGACACGATTCCGGCAGACAGCTACGACGGCGTCGAAGAAGACGTCGAGACGGTCTCAGTGCAGGCGATGATCGCCACGCACGAGGGCGTCGACGAGGAAGTCGTCGAAGCAGTGACGGAAGCGATCTTCGAGAACCTCGACGACGTGTCGCAAAAAGCGGAGTTCATCGACGTCGAGACGGCACAGGACGGGATGCCGATCGACCTCCACCCCGGTGCGGAAGCGTACTTCAACTAA
- a CDS encoding DUF5828 family protein — protein sequence MEESISGFKVRGDWGDVVEHGERITHALRDAGVHDPDHDYGARFTRAFDDWEEWRPKAHETLESDVSEKTADQASVEEGKGEKAGKEPDEDIKTAGEKLSESYEQLEEDDPSAAMDNWKESIDYVARAADSAGRKALRRVEDTVYQNVMTQLAPYYFDNELISANIQQSTRGGDNGEQFVFEVNVNDDALKEDVSNRLAELDEEIDRWHVEVEKDTDAAEAIEGAEPPPEPDDNSKSTTN from the coding sequence ATGGAAGAGAGTATCTCGGGATTCAAGGTTCGCGGTGACTGGGGCGACGTCGTCGAACACGGCGAACGGATCACGCATGCGCTCCGAGACGCGGGTGTCCACGACCCGGATCACGATTACGGCGCGCGCTTTACCCGCGCGTTCGACGACTGGGAGGAGTGGCGGCCGAAAGCCCACGAAACCCTCGAGTCGGACGTCAGCGAGAAGACAGCCGATCAGGCAAGCGTCGAGGAGGGCAAGGGCGAAAAGGCCGGCAAGGAGCCCGACGAGGACATCAAAACGGCCGGTGAGAAGCTCTCGGAGTCTTACGAGCAACTCGAGGAGGACGACCCCAGCGCCGCGATGGATAACTGGAAAGAGTCGATCGACTACGTCGCGCGGGCGGCTGACTCCGCCGGGCGGAAGGCGCTCCGTCGAGTCGAGGACACGGTCTATCAGAACGTGATGACCCAGCTCGCGCCGTACTACTTCGACAACGAACTCATCAGCGCCAACATCCAGCAATCGACTCGCGGCGGCGACAACGGCGAGCAGTTCGTCTTCGAGGTCAACGTCAACGATGACGCCCTCAAAGAGGACGTCTCCAATCGACTCGCCGAATTAGACGAGGAGATCGACCGCTGGCACGTCGAAGTCGAGAAAGACACCGACGCAGCCGAGGCGATCGAGGGCGCGGAACCGCCGCCGGAACCCGACGACAATTCGAAGTCGACGACGAACTAA
- a CDS encoding YgaP family membrane protein, whose protein sequence is MKQNVGGIDRVLRFGLGIVLLVVGYRNRDRTAGTLAFIAGSDICATAIIKRCPVNALVGLDTSGADR, encoded by the coding sequence ATGAAGCAAAACGTCGGTGGAATCGATCGCGTGCTGCGGTTCGGCCTCGGAATCGTGCTACTCGTCGTCGGCTATCGGAACCGCGACCGCACGGCCGGCACGCTCGCGTTCATCGCCGGCAGCGATATTTGTGCGACCGCGATCATCAAACGCTGCCCAGTGAACGCGCTCGTCGGCCTCGATACCTCGGGCGCTGATCGATAG
- a CDS encoding DUF1850 domain-containing protein, translating to MHFPIHRYVVVVVIAVLIATGVVFAAVPPEQTLVVTDADSGETLLEEPVDDGTNVTLTYTHSVEKTPVDDVYVVDGPTLRMERTVFHSHGAGLPTDENITRTADGDGFELWINESYEDVVVAPRPVPGHELVVDGERHDLVAMTDGSVTISVTEQRLPGQLPLALQVDDRSSQLIH from the coding sequence GTGCATTTCCCGATTCACCGGTACGTTGTCGTCGTCGTTATCGCCGTTCTGATAGCAACTGGAGTCGTCTTCGCTGCGGTCCCACCGGAGCAGACACTCGTCGTTACCGACGCCGACTCCGGGGAGACGCTGCTCGAAGAACCAGTCGATGACGGCACGAACGTAACCCTCACCTACACACACAGCGTCGAGAAAACGCCGGTCGATGATGTCTACGTCGTGGATGGCCCGACGCTTCGCATGGAGCGGACGGTCTTCCACTCACACGGCGCTGGATTACCGACGGACGAAAATATCACGCGGACTGCGGACGGTGACGGATTCGAACTCTGGATAAACGAATCCTACGAGGACGTCGTCGTCGCACCGCGGCCCGTCCCCGGTCACGAGCTCGTCGTTGACGGCGAGCGACACGATCTAGTCGCGATGACCGATGGCTCGGTCACCATTTCGGTGACCGAGCAGCGACTGCCGGGCCAGTTACCACTGGCACTCCAGGTCGACGATCGGTCCTCACAACTGATTCACTGA
- a CDS encoding alpha/beta hydrolase family protein: MNEIAAGDYHDLHVVSDPQLSPDDERIAFVRQTPTADESYTATIHVVPIGGDEPTPFTAREGVDSQPRWHPDGDRLAFVSTRGETDRQQLWVVPTDGGEARQLTAVVGGIDALEWSPDGSRLLFTQRVSAADREASRDFAVAADYEPDEPDPRVIDRMIYRAETAYFDGTRSHVYVLAVDDALEAAIGADPDPDPDDVDWLTRLTDGDADYVAPTWGDSETVYYASKAGDEPDDSLTYDLSAHNLESDTVETFTQTTGWLEADSIDATADGRVAFEYTPEERTSMRQTEIRVHDRETGDERTPTAPLDRTIGHRCRFEWAPDGDAIYFTTPDEGSRVCWSVPGDASDAPTKIYGDGVDIADFSVGNNAVAYVYSEWDHPGDVFATTRGGNELYRLTRVNDDLLANRAIRQPEEVWFESDGESIQGWLLTPPEFDADAVPGERYPLVVEIHGGPHAHWTTAGTMWHEFQTLAAAGYVVFWCNPRGSTGYGEDHATAIDRDWGAVTLTDILAGLETVCDREYVDDEEVFVTGGSFGGFMTAWAVTQTDRFRAAAAQRGVYDLTGFYGSTDAFKLVEGDFDTTPWDEPDFLWAQSPVAHVDAVETPTLVMHSDRDYRTPANTAELFYLGLKKHGVDTRLVRYPREGHELSRSGEPAHVVDRLERIVRWFDGYSTHRDVSPALEQSRNEGRSSASGE, encoded by the coding sequence ATGAACGAAATCGCTGCAGGCGACTACCACGACCTCCACGTCGTCTCGGATCCACAGCTCTCGCCCGACGACGAACGGATCGCATTCGTCCGGCAAACGCCTACCGCTGACGAGTCGTATACGGCGACGATCCATGTCGTCCCTATCGGCGGCGACGAGCCGACGCCGTTTACTGCACGTGAGGGTGTCGACAGCCAGCCACGGTGGCACCCCGACGGCGACCGACTCGCGTTCGTCAGCACCCGCGGGGAGACCGACCGCCAGCAACTCTGGGTCGTGCCCACCGACGGCGGCGAGGCACGGCAACTCACCGCGGTCGTCGGTGGGATCGACGCCCTCGAGTGGAGTCCGGACGGCTCTCGTCTGCTCTTTACGCAGCGGGTCAGTGCGGCCGACCGCGAGGCGAGCCGCGATTTCGCCGTCGCCGCCGACTACGAACCCGACGAGCCGGATCCGCGAGTGATCGACCGCATGATCTATCGTGCGGAGACGGCGTACTTCGACGGCACTCGAAGCCACGTCTACGTCCTCGCGGTCGACGATGCCCTCGAGGCCGCCATCGGTGCCGACCCCGACCCTGACCCCGACGACGTCGACTGGCTGACTCGGCTGACCGACGGCGATGCCGACTACGTCGCCCCTACGTGGGGCGACAGCGAGACGGTCTACTATGCCAGCAAGGCCGGCGACGAACCCGACGACTCGCTGACGTACGACCTGTCTGCACACAATCTCGAGTCGGATACCGTCGAGACGTTCACACAGACGACCGGCTGGCTCGAGGCCGACTCCATCGACGCGACGGCCGACGGGCGCGTCGCCTTTGAGTACACGCCCGAGGAGCGAACGTCGATGCGTCAGACCGAGATTCGCGTCCACGACCGCGAGACCGGCGACGAACGGACGCCGACGGCCCCGCTCGACCGCACCATCGGCCACCGCTGTCGGTTCGAGTGGGCACCCGACGGCGACGCGATTTATTTCACGACACCTGACGAGGGCTCGAGGGTCTGCTGGTCGGTGCCGGGGGACGCGAGCGACGCGCCGACCAAAATCTACGGCGACGGCGTCGACATCGCGGACTTCTCGGTCGGTAACAACGCCGTCGCCTACGTCTACAGCGAGTGGGACCACCCCGGCGACGTCTTCGCCACGACCCGCGGCGGCAACGAACTGTACCGACTGACCCGCGTCAACGACGACCTCCTCGCGAACCGGGCGATCCGCCAGCCCGAAGAAGTGTGGTTCGAAAGCGACGGTGAGTCGATTCAGGGCTGGCTCCTGACGCCGCCCGAGTTCGACGCCGACGCCGTTCCCGGCGAGCGCTACCCGCTCGTCGTCGAGATCCACGGCGGCCCCCACGCCCATTGGACGACCGCGGGGACGATGTGGCACGAGTTCCAGACGCTCGCCGCCGCGGGCTACGTCGTCTTCTGGTGCAATCCGCGCGGGTCGACTGGCTACGGCGAGGACCACGCGACGGCGATCGACCGCGACTGGGGCGCGGTCACGCTGACCGATATTCTCGCGGGCCTCGAAACGGTCTGTGACCGCGAGTACGTCGACGACGAGGAAGTGTTCGTTACCGGTGGCAGTTTCGGCGGCTTCATGACCGCGTGGGCAGTCACCCAGACCGACCGCTTCCGAGCGGCCGCCGCCCAGCGCGGCGTCTACGATCTCACCGGCTTCTACGGCTCGACGGACGCGTTCAAACTGGTCGAAGGCGACTTCGATACGACGCCGTGGGACGAACCCGACTTCCTCTGGGCGCAGTCGCCTGTCGCCCACGTCGACGCCGTCGAAACGCCGACGCTCGTGATGCACTCGGATCGGGACTACCGAACCCCGGCGAACACGGCCGAACTGTTCTACCTCGGCCTCAAGAAACACGGCGTCGACACCCGCCTCGTGCGCTACCCCCGCGAGGGCCACGAACTCTCCCGTTCGGGCGAACCCGCCCACGTCGTCGACCGCCTCGAGCGCATCGTCCGCTGGTTCGACGGCTACTCGACACACCGCGACGTTTCGCCGGCGCTCGAGCAGTCTCGAAACGAGGGCCGCTCGAGTGCGAGCGGGGAGTAG